GCTGGGCCTGTTACGCGATATCGATGCCGCCGGGCTGCTGGTGTGGCCGCGGCCCGGGCGTACCCGCGTGCGCGCCGTGCACGTGCACGGCCGGGGGCCACTGGCGGACGCGTTGAGCGCGGAGATCCGCCGGCTGGGTATCACTCCCACCCGTTCGCACGAATACCGTTGCGCCGATACCGATCCCCTGCGGTCGACCGATCCCCTGCGGTCGACCGATCTGGTGCTGCTCACCGACGCGCTCGTACCGGCTCCGGAACTGGTCAGCGCGTTACTGATCCACCGGATCCCGCATCTGCAGGTGCGGATCCGCGACGGCCACGGTGTCATCGGCCCGCTGGTGCTGCCCGGCGGTACCAGCTGTCTGCGCTGCGCGGATCTGACTCGCGCCGACTTCGACGCCGAATGGCCCCATGTGGCGGCCCAGCTGCTGGGCCGTACCGGCTATGCCTCTCCGGCGACCATTGCCGCCACCGCCGCACTGGCCCTGCGCGAGGTCGAATCGATCGTGGGCGGCAGCACCGATGATCCTCCCCGCACTCTGGACACCACCCTGGAGCTGGATCCGGCGACCCGTCGCATCGGCACCCGCACCTGGGCGCCGCATGCCTCCTGCGCCTGCCGCCGGATCGCCGCGCCGGTGCCGCCCGACTCCCGGGCCGGCGCGGGGGTGGCGACGGGTGGACCGTCGTACTCATCCGCACCGAACCGGCGGCCACGGCATCGACCACCTCAACAATCGACAGACAAAACCTAGTTGACAGCTACTGTCATACAGCTAGATACTTTCAGTGTCGGATCCTCGGGGGATCAACGGCGTGACAGTGGAGGTTCGGGATGTCCTTGCGTGAGCGGCAACGGCGGCAGATTCGGCAAGAAATCCAGCGGGCGGCATTCGCCCTGTTCGTGCGATCGGGATTCGACGAGGTGACCACCGACCAGATCGCGGCGGCGGCGGGCGTCTCACCGAGCACGTACTTCCGGCATGTGCGCAGCAAGGAGGATCTGCTACTGGATCCGGTCCGCGAGGGCGGCGCCGGAATCGCCGCACTCCTGGAAGCCCGCCCCGGCACCGAGCCCGCCGACGTCGCTCTGGCGGCCGCGATCCTCAGCCGCTCGGCCGCACTGGGATCGGAGGAACTCGAGCAGTGGCGCGCGGCCTTCGCGACCGCCCCGCACCTGCTCGATCGGGTCGCCCTGATTCCTCCGGATCATCGAGTGCGACTGGTGGAACTGGCCGCTGATCGGATGGGGACCGATCCCGGATCCGACAGCGGCCCGGGGCTGCTGGTGCATCTGATGCTCGCGGCGGCCGAGTTCGGCTATCTGCAATGGCTACGCAATACCGACAACCCGGCGGCCTCCCTGCCGGTGTGCGTCGAAGCCGCGCTCGACGCGGTACTCGGCGACCGCTGGCGTACCGCGCGATGAGGTCCGCGACCATTTCGACCGAACAGGAACAACTCTCATGACGAGCAACAGCGCAAGCGACGCGTTCGATGTGGTCGATGTGGTCGTCGTCGGCTCCGGCGCGGCCGGGATGACCGCCGCGATCACCGCCGCCCGCCACGGCCTCTCGGCGGTCGTGGTGGAGAAGGCCGGTCGATGGGGTGGCTCGACGGCCCGCTCCGGCGGCGGGGTGTGGATCCCGGGCAACTCGGTACTGCGCCGTGAAGCGCCGGACGACGACATCGCCTCCGCCCGCGCATATCTCACCAGCATCATCGGACCGGCCGTCGCCGCCGAGAGGATCGACACCTACATCGACCGCGGCCCCGAGGCTTTCGAGTTCCTGGCCGCGCACACACCACTGCGGATGAGCTGGGTTCCCGGCTACAGCGATTACTACCCGGAGGCACCGGGCGGACGAGCCCACGGCCGCTCGGTCGAGCCGAAACCCTACGACGCCACGGCACTCGGTGCGGAATTGGCGACGCTGGAGCCCGACTATTCGAAGGCGCCGCGCAACTTCGTGCTCACCCAGGCCGACTTCCGCCAGATCCACCTGGGCCTGCGGAACCCGCGAACCCCGCTGCGCGCCATGCGGATCGGCGCGCGCTGGCTGACCGCCACTATCCGGGGCCGCCATCTGCTGGCGCGCGGGCAGGCACTGAGCGCGATGCTGCGCCACGGCATGCTCTCCGCCGGGGTACCGCTGCTGCTGGACACCGCACTGGTCGAACTGTGCACCGCGAACGGCCGGGTCACCGGAGTCGTCGTGCGGCACGACGGCCGGGAGCGGACCATCACCGCCCGGCGCGGCGTCGTCATCGCATCCGGTGGATTCGAGCACAACGAGACGATGCGCAAGCAGTATCAGCGCCAGCCGATCGGCACCGAGTGGACCGTCGGCGCCGCCGACAACACCGGTGACGGCATCCGGGCGGGTGAGAACATCGGCGCGGCAACGGCCTTCATGGCCGACGCGTGGTGGGGCCCGTCGATCCCGCTGCCCCGCACCCCGTGGTTCTGCCTGGCCGAACGCAATCTGCCCGGCAGCTTGATCGTCAACGCGGACGGGACGCGATTCATGAACGAATCACTGCCGTACGTCGAAGCCACCCACCGCATGTACGGCGGGGACAACGGGCAGGGCGAGGGCCCCGGAGTGAATCTCCCAGCGTGGTTGATCTTCGATCAGCGGTATCGCAACCGCTATCTGTTCGCGGGTCTGCCGCCGCGGCAACCGTTACCGCGGCGGTGGTTCGACAGTGGCGCGCTGACCCGGGCGGCGTCGATCGGCGAGCTCGCCGAGGCCATCGGCGTTCCGGCCGACCAGCTCACCGGAACCGTCGACCGCTTCAACTCCTTCGCGCACAACGGCGTCGACGAGGACTTCGGTCGTGGCGAGAGTGCCTACGACCGCTATTACGGCGATCCACGCCAGCGGCCGAATCCCAATCTCGGCGCACTGGTCGAGGCCCCGTTCTACGCCGCCCGGCTGGTCCCCGGCGACCTGGGCACCAAGGGCGGTCTGGTCACCGATAGTGACGGCCGGGTCCAACGTGGTGACGGCACCGTCATCGAGGGTCTCTACGCCGCCGGCAATGCCGGCGCCCCGGTCATGGGCCACACCTACGCCGGACCGGGCGCCACCATCGGCCCCGCCATCGTGTTCGGATATCTCGCGGCCCTGCATGCCGCCGCCGGTGGCTAACCGTCGAACGCCCACACGGCGGCGGGACGGCCGGTGGCCTTCACCCGCGCGCGTTCGCCGGTGCGGGTCAGGCCCGGGATGGCGGCGAGGGTGCGGTTGAGATTGCCGGGATCGGGGCGGGTTCCGGTCAGGGCCGTGCTCAGCGCTACCGCGCGGGTGGCGGGAAAATGTTCGCCGATCAGGGCCCGGGTGAAGGTCAGGTCCTTCCAGAGCAGGTCGGCCAGCCGAGTCCGGGCGACCCCGACGATCATATTGTGATCGAAGGCCAGGGGCGGGACCTCATCGAAGGTGACCCATTCGGTGCCCGGATCGGTTGCCCGGCCGGATAATTCGCCCGCACCGGCCGCTTCGCTCGCGGCCGGATCGCCCAGTACCGCCCACATCGCGATCGACAGTGTCGGGCCGCGCGGATCGCGATGCGGCTCATCGAAGGTCACCAGCTGGCCCACCGCCGGGATGCGCTCGTGCGCGACCCCCAGCTTGTCGTGCACGGCCCGCCTGGCCGCCTCGGCGAGGCGCTCGCCGCGACCGAGGAGCACACCGGGCAGGGCGAGCGCCCCGGCGAACGGATCCCATCGCCGGGGCGCCACTCCGAAGGTGACGGTCGGGTCGTCGACGCCGAATCGGAGTGCGACGACATCGAGCGATACGGCCGATTGCTGCTCCACGGCGAACCATCATGCCGCAGCCGGGACCCGGACCAGCCGATCGGCACGGTCGGGTCCGTGGCCGGTCAGCACCACCGGTGCGGACAACCGCTGTTCCAGGAAATCCGGCACATCCGCGGGCATGGGCACCAGATCGGGTGTGCTGTGCGCGACCAGGCCGGTGAGTCGGCGCTGATATTCCAGATCTCGCCAAGGTCCGCAATCCAGCCGGCGCAGGTACCCGTCCGCGGTGAAGTAGCCGGCGGCGGTCCGGATATCGCCGCGTCCGGCGATGATGTCGAGATGGTTGACGGCCAGTGCGTCCACTCCGGCGCAGGCGTCCACCGCATAGCGCAGCAGTATCGGATCGAGATGCCCCACCCGGAAGGCGCCCTGATATCGCCCGGTCGCGTTGTCCGGTTCCGGCATCGACAGCGTCACCTCCTCGGTCGGGAAGGGGCCCGCACCGTGCCGAGTCTGGTAGGCGCGCGTCACCCCCAGTACCGCACCGGATTCGCCGATCCCGGCCAGCAGGGCACGGGCCCGGCGCGGCTCCACCGTCGACCAGGTGGTGTACGGGTGCAGGCCTCGCCACTCGTCGAGCAGTACGCCCTGCGCACCTTCGAAGACCAGCCGGCCAGCCGCCGCGAACGCGGCGAGCCGGTCACCCGGAACCACCGCCACCACCCGCGCGAATTCGGTGTAGGCGGCGACGAGATCGTCGACCGGATCGTAGCGATGGCGGCCGGTGGCCAGCAGTGGCGCGTAGTGCTGCTCGAGTG
The genomic region above belongs to Nocardia spumae and contains:
- a CDS encoding TOMM precursor leader peptide-binding protein, whose translation is MTLSHARGPMLHPRVAVLRRPSGVVQLGWDPEHAVVLQPPGVPADAVLTFVRLLDGLHSHPQILWEAGRSGIGGAAALGLLRDIDAAGLLVWPRPGRTRVRAVHVHGRGPLADALSAEIRRLGITPTRSHEYRCADTDPLRSTDPLRSTDLVLLTDALVPAPELVSALLIHRIPHLQVRIRDGHGVIGPLVLPGGTSCLRCADLTRADFDAEWPHVAAQLLGRTGYASPATIAATAALALREVESIVGGSTDDPPRTLDTTLELDPATRRIGTRTWAPHASCACRRIAAPVPPDSRAGAGVATGGPSYSSAPNRRPRHRPPQQSTDKT
- a CDS encoding TetR/AcrR family transcriptional regulator, which codes for MSLRERQRRQIRQEIQRAAFALFVRSGFDEVTTDQIAAAAGVSPSTYFRHVRSKEDLLLDPVREGGAGIAALLEARPGTEPADVALAAAILSRSAALGSEELEQWRAAFATAPHLLDRVALIPPDHRVRLVELAADRMGTDPGSDSGPGLLVHLMLAAAEFGYLQWLRNTDNPAASLPVCVEAALDAVLGDRWRTAR
- the kstD gene encoding 3-oxosteroid 1-dehydrogenase; this translates as MTSNSASDAFDVVDVVVVGSGAAGMTAAITAARHGLSAVVVEKAGRWGGSTARSGGGVWIPGNSVLRREAPDDDIASARAYLTSIIGPAVAAERIDTYIDRGPEAFEFLAAHTPLRMSWVPGYSDYYPEAPGGRAHGRSVEPKPYDATALGAELATLEPDYSKAPRNFVLTQADFRQIHLGLRNPRTPLRAMRIGARWLTATIRGRHLLARGQALSAMLRHGMLSAGVPLLLDTALVELCTANGRVTGVVVRHDGRERTITARRGVVIASGGFEHNETMRKQYQRQPIGTEWTVGAADNTGDGIRAGENIGAATAFMADAWWGPSIPLPRTPWFCLAERNLPGSLIVNADGTRFMNESLPYVEATHRMYGGDNGQGEGPGVNLPAWLIFDQRYRNRYLFAGLPPRQPLPRRWFDSGALTRAASIGELAEAIGVPADQLTGTVDRFNSFAHNGVDEDFGRGESAYDRYYGDPRQRPNPNLGALVEAPFYAARLVPGDLGTKGGLVTDSDGRVQRGDGTVIEGLYAAGNAGAPVMGHTYAGPGATIGPAIVFGYLAALHAAAGG
- a CDS encoding NUDIX domain-containing protein; its protein translation is MEQQSAVSLDVVALRFGVDDPTVTFGVAPRRWDPFAGALALPGVLLGRGERLAEAARRAVHDKLGVAHERIPAVGQLVTFDEPHRDPRGPTLSIAMWAVLGDPAASEAAGAGELSGRATDPGTEWVTFDEVPPLAFDHNMIVGVARTRLADLLWKDLTFTRALIGEHFPATRAVALSTALTGTRPDPGNLNRTLAAIPGLTRTGERARVKATGRPAAVWAFDG
- a CDS encoding adenylosuccinate synthetase, coding for MFGDRHVIVVDLGFGDAGKGATVDWLCSPRAGLDVSAVVRFNGGAQAAHTVVSGPRRHTFRQFGSGTLSGVPTLLARHVLVDPIALAAEARALTALGVRDPLELLFVDERALLTTPIHGAANRCREDARGAARHGSCGMGIGETASYALDHDAPRIRDCRRPDVLRRKLIALEQHYAPLLATGRHRYDPVDDLVAAYTEFARVVAVVPGDRLAAFAAAGRLVFEGAQGVLLDEWRGLHPYTTWSTVEPRRARALLAGIGESGAVLGVTRAYQTRHGAGPFPTEEVTLSMPEPDNATGRYQGAFRVGHLDPILLRYAVDACAGVDALAVNHLDIIAGRGDIRTAAGYFTADGYLRRLDCGPWRDLEYQRRLTGLVAHSTPDLVPMPADVPDFLEQRLSAPVVLTGHGPDRADRLVRVPAAA